A single region of the Arthrobacter sp. PAMC25564 genome encodes:
- a CDS encoding DEAD/DEAH box helicase produces MPSHPDESAALAIQTPAINDRSLAAGLAYAMGSRVSGISFDAATGLMLGKVRGGSDVPYSTTAKLVRKAGGWSCTVGVCSCPVRKDCKHVAALLFAAEDNPATRVQLLAPAEVTRLSRQAATLEVPDWEQALSPLIARPGITASTSGIPLALQFEVEEPAPHFSYTGRRDPLRSVRQLKARPVIMGAKGKWIRGDVSWNTLSYLSYRRECNEAHVEWMQEFLASHTALANRQHAGTAPWLGLNTYAGKNLWSLLAQAQKIGVALVHGRGQEPVRVVEEPAAVGLNLTRFGAAAPSGPEAAGAVVPAGGGQGKDGGLALEPTITVEGVVVDPASVGTIGHPAHGIFLTSDGDALPGVAPGDPMITLAPLEGGLSEELLTFVTAGTTLHIPARDEGRFLTGFYPKLKQTARVTASDESVELPTLAVPTLSLLANYGADHRVRLHWEWHYKTGNLVTAQPLWRHPGDHGYRDDPAEARILEDVGQPWDVVPALGESATGGWGTPRLAASVELSGLDTLAFTEELLPRLRELPGVAVDTAGEIADYREAAEAPVVAISTKATDSRDWFDLGIVITLEGQPVSFAALFSALAAGQTRMLLPSGAYFSLDLPELHQLRALIDEARALQDNPGNKDAPLQISRFQAGLWDELAQLGVVDEQAAAWREAVGGLLEGGVKGLPLPGTLHAELRPYQLEGFNWLSFLYRHGLGGVLADDMGLGKTVQALALICAAKVAAGDAPGAAPFLVVAPTSVVGNWEAETARFAPGLAVRAIGETFAKSGSNPAEAMAGADIIITSYALFRIDYEAYASREWAGLVLDEAQFVKNHQSKAYQCARKLPAAFKLAITGTPLENNLMEFWSLTSIVAPGLFSSPKRFAEYYQKPVEKNGDKAQLDKLRRRVRPLMMRRTKEQVIHDLPPKQEQILEVVLNPRHQKVYQTHLQRERQKILGLIDDVNKNRFTIFQSLTLLRQLSLDPSLIDPSLSGVRSSKLDVLFEQLGDLVAEGHRALIFSQFTGFLGKVRDRLVEENIEFCYLDGSTRNRTDVVNEFKNGAAPVFLISLKAGGFGLNLTEADYVFLLDPWWNPASEAQAVDRTHRIGQARNVMVYRLVAKDTIEEKVMALKARKSQLFADVMEGDALTGGALTADDLAGLFND; encoded by the coding sequence ATGCCATCCCATCCGGACGAGAGTGCGGCACTGGCAATACAGACTCCCGCCATTAACGACCGCTCGCTTGCGGCCGGACTGGCCTACGCCATGGGGAGCCGCGTTTCCGGGATCTCCTTCGACGCCGCGACCGGTCTTATGCTGGGCAAGGTGCGCGGCGGCTCGGATGTGCCCTATTCGACGACAGCGAAGCTGGTCCGGAAGGCGGGCGGCTGGAGCTGCACCGTGGGGGTGTGCAGCTGCCCGGTCCGGAAGGACTGCAAGCACGTGGCGGCGTTGCTGTTCGCGGCCGAGGACAATCCGGCGACCCGGGTCCAGTTGCTGGCTCCGGCCGAGGTCACGCGGCTGTCCCGCCAGGCGGCGACGCTGGAGGTACCGGACTGGGAACAGGCCCTCAGCCCGCTGATTGCCCGCCCCGGCATCACCGCGTCCACCAGCGGCATCCCGCTGGCACTCCAGTTCGAGGTGGAGGAACCCGCCCCGCACTTCTCCTACACCGGCCGCCGGGACCCGCTGCGCAGCGTGCGCCAGCTCAAGGCGCGGCCCGTGATCATGGGCGCCAAGGGCAAATGGATCCGCGGGGACGTCTCCTGGAACACCCTGAGCTATCTGAGCTACCGGCGCGAATGCAATGAGGCCCACGTCGAGTGGATGCAGGAATTCCTGGCCTCCCACACGGCTTTGGCCAACCGCCAACACGCCGGCACCGCCCCGTGGCTGGGACTGAACACCTACGCCGGCAAGAACCTGTGGAGCCTGCTTGCCCAGGCGCAGAAGATCGGCGTCGCCCTGGTTCACGGCCGCGGCCAGGAACCGGTACGGGTCGTCGAAGAGCCTGCTGCCGTCGGGCTTAACCTCACCCGTTTCGGCGCTGCGGCGCCCTCCGGACCGGAGGCGGCGGGCGCCGTCGTGCCCGCGGGCGGCGGCCAGGGGAAGGACGGAGGGCTGGCGCTTGAGCCGACCATCACCGTCGAGGGTGTTGTGGTTGACCCGGCGTCCGTGGGGACCATCGGCCACCCGGCGCACGGGATCTTCCTGACCTCGGACGGCGACGCCCTCCCCGGCGTCGCGCCCGGGGACCCGATGATCACGCTCGCACCCCTGGAGGGCGGGCTCAGCGAAGAGCTCCTGACCTTCGTGACCGCCGGGACCACCCTGCACATCCCGGCCCGGGATGAAGGGCGCTTCCTGACCGGGTTCTACCCCAAGCTCAAGCAGACCGCCCGGGTCACCGCCTCCGACGAGTCCGTGGAACTGCCCACCCTGGCCGTCCCCACCCTGTCCCTGCTCGCCAACTACGGCGCGGACCACCGGGTCCGGCTGCACTGGGAATGGCACTACAAGACCGGGAACCTGGTCACCGCCCAGCCTCTCTGGCGCCATCCCGGCGATCACGGCTACCGGGACGACCCCGCCGAGGCCCGCATCCTTGAGGACGTCGGGCAGCCCTGGGACGTGGTGCCGGCGCTGGGCGAATCGGCCACCGGCGGCTGGGGGACTCCGCGCCTCGCGGCCTCCGTGGAACTCAGCGGCCTGGACACGCTGGCCTTCACCGAGGAGCTGCTCCCCCGGCTCCGCGAGCTTCCCGGCGTCGCGGTGGATACCGCAGGCGAGATCGCGGACTACCGCGAAGCCGCAGAGGCGCCCGTGGTGGCGATTTCCACGAAGGCGACAGACAGCCGCGACTGGTTCGACCTTGGCATCGTGATCACCCTGGAGGGCCAGCCGGTTTCCTTCGCGGCATTGTTCTCCGCCCTCGCCGCCGGGCAGACCAGGATGCTGCTTCCCAGCGGCGCCTACTTCTCTCTTGACCTGCCCGAACTGCACCAGCTGCGGGCGCTGATTGATGAAGCCCGCGCCCTTCAGGACAACCCCGGCAACAAGGACGCGCCGCTGCAGATCAGCCGCTTCCAGGCCGGCCTATGGGACGAACTCGCCCAGCTCGGCGTCGTGGACGAGCAGGCCGCCGCCTGGCGGGAGGCTGTCGGCGGGCTGCTCGAAGGCGGTGTGAAAGGCCTGCCGCTGCCCGGGACACTGCATGCGGAGCTGCGCCCCTACCAGCTGGAGGGCTTCAACTGGCTCAGCTTCCTCTACCGGCACGGGCTGGGCGGGGTGCTGGCCGACGACATGGGCCTGGGCAAGACCGTCCAGGCCCTGGCGCTGATCTGCGCCGCCAAGGTGGCTGCCGGGGACGCCCCGGGGGCTGCCCCCTTCCTTGTCGTCGCCCCCACCAGCGTCGTGGGCAACTGGGAGGCGGAGACCGCCCGGTTCGCGCCCGGCCTGGCGGTGCGGGCGATCGGCGAGACGTTCGCCAAGAGCGGCTCCAACCCGGCCGAGGCGATGGCCGGCGCGGATATCATCATCACCTCCTATGCGCTGTTCCGGATCGACTACGAGGCCTACGCCTCGCGGGAATGGGCCGGCCTGGTCCTGGACGAGGCCCAGTTCGTCAAGAACCACCAGTCCAAGGCCTACCAGTGCGCCCGGAAGCTGCCGGCCGCCTTCAAGCTGGCCATCACGGGCACCCCGCTGGAGAACAACCTGATGGAGTTCTGGTCGCTCACCTCCATCGTGGCTCCGGGGCTCTTTTCCAGCCCGAAACGGTTCGCCGAGTATTACCAGAAGCCGGTGGAGAAAAACGGTGACAAGGCGCAGCTGGACAAGCTCCGCCGCCGGGTCCGGCCGCTCATGATGCGCCGCACCAAGGAACAGGTCATCCACGACCTGCCGCCCAAGCAGGAGCAGATCCTCGAGGTGGTGCTCAATCCGCGGCACCAGAAGGTCTACCAGACGCACCTGCAGCGGGAGCGGCAGAAGATCCTGGGCCTGATCGACGACGTCAACAAGAACCGCTTCACGATCTTCCAGTCGCTGACCCTGCTCCGGCAGCTCAGCCTGGATCCGTCCCTGATTGACCCGTCGCTGTCCGGGGTGCGGTCCAGCAAGCTCGATGTGCTGTTCGAGCAGTTGGGGGACCTCGTGGCGGAAGGCCACCGGGCGCTGATCTTCAGCCAGTTCACCGGTTTCCTCGGCAAGGTCCGGGATCGGCTGGTCGAGGAGAACATCGAGTTCTGCTACCTGGACGGCAGCACCCGCAACCGGACCGACGTCGTCAATGAGTTCAAGAACGGCGCCGCGCCGGTGTTCCTGATCAGCCTCAAGGCCGGCGGCTTCGGGCTGAACCTGACCGAGGCCGATTATGTGTTCCTGCTGGACCCGTGGTGGAACCCGGCGTCCGAGGCCCAGGCCGTGGACCGGACGCACCGGATCGGCCAGGCCAGGAACGTCATGGTCTACCGGCTCGTTGCCAAGGACACCATCGAGGAGAAGGTCATGGCGCTCAAGGCCAGGAAGTCCCAGCTCTTCGCGGACGTTATGGAAGGCGACGCGCTGACCGGCGGCGCGCTGACCGCGGATGATCTGGCCGGGCTGTTCAACGACTGA